A single window of Vibrio campbellii CAIM 519 = NBRC 15631 = ATCC 25920 DNA harbors:
- a CDS encoding MFS transporter yields MKNKTIPYLAGRFFDGISSGLFMMALPWVMLAEPDMGTFVALVALSCTAISFLATPFFSTFIDRRSRRQLLVLNQWLQAGMAFIVFIAYWLELGSHWLLAFAQMVYWVSSNFAWTTNNAFTQENYQPHEYAKISGQQEIIMQSTTLGAGALGVILLEMWGMLEFALFAASASSIAALFYMVTPYVQQIRENHSIAFMNQLKESKQIFAREPTFYAFILLSCLSYPILTYLGKLVPIWFAQQGISGDWYAGFNISFGLGSLFTGLVVTKILRQFSHTNIIVVSMSFLAFSLIGMSLSASPVSILMFTALFGTFNALNRIARINWMHHSVSVRQRGRVDGGISMFATTVQSFSYVLIAMLSHYGVTHFGFTLAAATVLLAVFFMWHLQGKLNQQGNIYGYRVRNCNEVN; encoded by the coding sequence ATGAAAAATAAAACAATTCCCTACTTGGCTGGACGCTTCTTTGATGGCATTTCTTCCGGATTATTTATGATGGCGCTGCCATGGGTTATGTTGGCTGAACCAGACATGGGAACCTTCGTCGCATTGGTCGCTCTCTCTTGTACCGCTATTTCCTTCTTGGCGACCCCTTTCTTTTCCACTTTTATCGACCGCCGTTCAAGAAGGCAGCTCCTAGTACTCAATCAATGGCTACAAGCGGGCATGGCATTTATTGTTTTTATCGCTTACTGGCTTGAACTTGGATCACATTGGCTTTTAGCTTTTGCGCAAATGGTTTATTGGGTATCCAGTAATTTCGCATGGACAACCAATAACGCATTCACCCAAGAAAACTACCAACCTCATGAATACGCTAAGATTTCAGGTCAGCAAGAAATCATCATGCAATCAACCACTTTAGGCGCTGGGGCATTGGGTGTCATCTTGCTTGAGATGTGGGGAATGTTGGAGTTCGCGTTATTTGCCGCCTCGGCCTCTTCCATCGCAGCACTTTTCTACATGGTAACGCCTTACGTACAGCAAATCAGAGAAAACCACTCAATTGCATTCATGAATCAATTGAAAGAGAGTAAACAGATCTTTGCCAGAGAACCGACGTTTTACGCCTTTATTCTGCTATCTTGCTTGTCGTATCCGATCTTAACTTATCTTGGAAAACTGGTGCCGATTTGGTTCGCACAACAAGGTATATCCGGCGATTGGTACGCTGGGTTTAACATCAGCTTTGGATTGGGCTCCCTGTTTACTGGGCTTGTTGTCACCAAAATACTGCGTCAGTTTTCTCATACCAACATCATTGTCGTATCGATGAGTTTTTTAGCATTTTCCCTGATTGGTATGAGCTTATCCGCAAGTCCAGTCTCCATCCTGATGTTTACGGCACTATTTGGCACCTTTAACGCGCTCAATCGAATAGCAAGAATCAATTGGATGCACCATTCCGTATCTGTACGCCAAAGAGGACGAGTTGATGGTGGCATCAGTATGTTTGCAACGACAGTACAGTCTTTTAGTTATGTCCTCATTGCGATGCTAAGTCACTATGGCGTAACCCATTTCGGTTTCACACTCGCGGCAGCCACCGTATTGTTAGCAGTCTTCTTTATGTGGCATTTGCAAGGAAAACTAAACCAACAAGGCAACATATATGGGTATAGAGTTAGAAACTGCAATGAAGTAAATTAG
- the dgcA gene encoding N-acetyl-D-Glu racemase DgcA — protein sequence MKIHVEPVTIAMATPFRISRGSRTECHVVRVTIEQSGISAQGECTPYPRYGESVESVIKAISQAAHELQGLFAKGDANILSLREKLQTLLPSGAARNALDCAMWNLQAKLAGKQHTQDLFELPASIVTAMTVSINTPEAMANQTRNYIEQGAKLLKVKLDGEQVIERVRAVREAAGDAMIVLDANEAWQELDLDATFAALAPLNIAMIEQPLPSNEDEKLKDISHPIPLCADESCHTRQQLHELVGKYEMVNIKLDKTGGLTEALQLAEEAKRLGFTLMSGCMLGTSLAMRAALPIAVQSKVVDLDGPVLLGQDVEPALVYREGEIVL from the coding sequence ATGAAAATTCATGTAGAGCCCGTCACCATTGCGATGGCGACACCTTTCCGTATCTCCCGTGGCAGCAGAACCGAATGCCACGTGGTGCGAGTAACCATAGAGCAGAGTGGCATCAGTGCCCAAGGTGAATGTACGCCTTATCCCCGTTACGGCGAGTCGGTGGAATCGGTGATCAAAGCCATTTCTCAAGCCGCTCATGAACTGCAAGGTTTGTTTGCCAAAGGCGATGCAAACATACTCTCTCTCAGAGAAAAGCTGCAAACCCTTCTCCCTAGTGGTGCGGCACGTAATGCACTCGACTGTGCGATGTGGAACTTACAAGCTAAGCTAGCGGGCAAGCAACACACTCAAGATTTATTTGAACTACCAGCATCCATTGTCACTGCAATGACCGTGTCGATTAACACGCCAGAGGCAATGGCAAACCAGACCCGCAACTACATCGAGCAAGGCGCAAAACTGCTTAAAGTGAAGCTCGATGGCGAACAAGTGATTGAACGTGTTCGCGCAGTTCGTGAAGCGGCAGGCGATGCGATGATCGTGCTGGATGCGAACGAAGCATGGCAAGAACTGGATTTAGACGCCACCTTTGCCGCGCTTGCGCCATTAAATATCGCAATGATTGAGCAGCCTTTACCCTCGAATGAGGATGAAAAGCTAAAAGACATTTCGCACCCAATTCCACTTTGTGCCGATGAAAGTTGCCATACGCGCCAACAATTGCATGAATTGGTAGGCAAATACGAGATGGTCAACATCAAGCTCGACAAGACGGGTGGTCTTACCGAAGCCCTACAGCTTGCAGAAGAAGCGAAACGCCTTGGCTTTACCTTGATGTCTGGTTGCATGCTAGGCACTTCATTGGCGATGCGAGCAGCACTACCTATCGCTGTTCAATCGAAAGTGGTCGATTTAGATGGTCCGGTTTTACTGGGTCAAGATGTTGAGCCTGCTTTGGTATATCGAGAAGGTGAAATCGTCCTGTAA
- a CDS encoding tetratricopeptide repeat protein: protein MRLFIGIFFAALLSFPTLASEEKHSESDLLDRPLMERYILDELKSLRQEQQDLERRMIVEITDRELTVADKSLNYANVTVTYFFYIIAGVASLIAFVGWQSLREFKHNTKEMADKRLEKIAQEYEKKFLALERDLKRKTRIISENNKEIEKINEIHNLWLRAQSSQTPEQRIDIYDEILLVRPGDLEALTYKADAAMEIKEYHWALSLCNRVLEVDDTNGPALYQRACAYSRLGIEEQAIEDLERAIDTSPSIRDLLAEEPDLELLHGNERFERLMFSITEQ, encoded by the coding sequence ATGCGCTTATTCATTGGCATCTTCTTCGCTGCTCTCCTCTCTTTTCCAACCCTAGCATCAGAAGAAAAACATTCAGAATCCGACCTTTTAGACCGACCATTAATGGAGCGTTATATCCTTGATGAGCTGAAATCACTTCGTCAGGAGCAACAAGACCTAGAGCGGAGAATGATTGTTGAAATCACTGACCGTGAGTTAACGGTGGCCGATAAGTCACTGAACTATGCCAATGTCACCGTCACGTACTTCTTCTACATCATTGCTGGTGTCGCCTCGCTCATTGCTTTTGTTGGTTGGCAATCCCTGCGCGAGTTCAAGCACAACACCAAAGAAATGGCAGACAAACGCTTAGAAAAAATAGCCCAAGAGTACGAAAAGAAATTTTTAGCATTAGAGCGCGACTTAAAACGCAAGACTCGTATTATCAGTGAGAACAACAAAGAAATAGAAAAGATCAACGAGATCCATAACTTATGGCTTCGCGCACAAAGCTCACAGACACCTGAGCAACGCATCGATATCTACGATGAAATTCTGCTTGTTCGCCCAGGAGATTTGGAAGCATTGACTTACAAAGCTGACGCTGCGATGGAGATCAAGGAGTATCACTGGGCACTGAGCTTGTGTAACAGAGTACTTGAAGTAGATGACACCAACGGTCCAGCCTTGTATCAACGTGCTTGTGCATACTCTCGTTTAGGGATTGAAGAGCAAGCGATTGAGGACTTGGAGCGTGCGATTGATACCAGCCCATCCATTCGCGATCTACTAGCGGAAGAACCCGATCTAGAGCTACTTCATGGCAATGAGCGATTTGAGCGATTGATGTTTTCTATTACAGAACAATAG
- a CDS encoding class I SAM-dependent methyltransferase — protein MRQSSSCFVGKLIYYSDIKTREMAKLNKGQNEINKMAWEKVAPVYSGESATEDDPQLRQFARNEFIKRLGGQSILEIGCGPGTDAAKFHELGFDVLATDFSSEFIKIVRQRYPNLNAQLLDVTNTGSLQRKFDGIYGFACFIHIPREFTYESLLNLNGLLKAGGILCLQLIQSSKGLEQYTIDDWADDPECSMLFNCYNHSEIEQQLTLAGFTELEFVSMPESIYDNIPRLVERGISGYFVFARAS, from the coding sequence ATGCGTCAATCAAGCTCTTGTTTTGTAGGAAAATTAATCTACTACTCAGACATAAAAACCAGGGAGATGGCTAAATTGAACAAAGGTCAAAATGAGATAAACAAAATGGCATGGGAGAAAGTGGCTCCAGTTTACTCCGGTGAATCAGCTACAGAGGACGACCCTCAGCTAAGGCAGTTCGCAAGAAATGAATTTATAAAACGATTGGGTGGACAATCCATATTAGAGATCGGATGCGGTCCTGGTACTGATGCAGCAAAGTTTCATGAGTTAGGTTTTGATGTTTTAGCTACCGACTTCTCTTCTGAGTTTATAAAAATTGTACGGCAACGATATCCAAACTTAAATGCTCAACTTTTGGATGTCACGAACACTGGATCTCTACAGAGAAAGTTTGATGGTATCTATGGCTTCGCGTGTTTCATTCATATTCCAAGAGAGTTTACTTACGAGTCATTGCTGAATCTGAATGGTCTCCTCAAGGCTGGAGGAATTTTGTGTCTACAGTTGATTCAGTCTTCGAAGGGTCTAGAACAATATACAATTGATGATTGGGCTGATGACCCAGAATGCTCAATGTTATTCAATTGCTATAATCATTCCGAAATTGAGCAGCAATTGACCCTAGCAGGTTTTACAGAGTTAGAATTTGTCTCAATGCCTGAAAGTATCTATGACAATATTCCTCGATTAGTTGAACGAGGTATAAGCGGATACTTTGTCTTTGCTAGAGCGTCATAA
- a CDS encoding GNAT family N-acetyltransferase has translation MYHFQGVTLRRAVPEEAKALYKLITEDERWAQFNGPYFPYQTPTLEGFRNHTFQRLLKGKDMLLIEFEGKPVGSVSWYWECESTRWLEAGIVIYDSNYWDRGLGFSALVPWISHIFDTQDIERVGLTTWSGNPRMMRCAEKLGMQREARIRKVRYYQGKYYDSVKYGVLREEWQTLIQQLYSQEQLA, from the coding sequence ATGTACCATTTCCAAGGCGTCACACTAAGAAGAGCCGTTCCGGAAGAAGCCAAAGCGCTCTATAAGCTCATCACTGAGGATGAACGCTGGGCGCAATTTAATGGTCCTTACTTCCCTTATCAAACACCGACATTAGAAGGCTTTCGGAACCACACATTTCAACGCCTACTGAAAGGCAAAGACATGTTGTTGATTGAGTTTGAGGGCAAACCTGTCGGTTCAGTGAGCTGGTATTGGGAATGTGAGAGCACTCGTTGGTTGGAAGCTGGCATCGTCATTTACGATTCGAACTACTGGGATAGAGGGCTGGGCTTTTCCGCACTCGTGCCTTGGATAAGCCACATCTTTGATACCCAAGACATAGAACGAGTGGGCTTAACAACATGGTCAGGTAACCCAAGAATGATGCGTTGTGCAGAAAAGCTTGGCATGCAGCGAGAAGCACGCATTCGCAAAGTACGTTATTACCAAGGCAAGTACTACGACTCAGTAAAATATGGCGTATTAAGAGAAGAGTGGCAAACGCTGATCCAACAGCTCTATAGCCAAGAACAATTGGCGTAA
- a CDS encoding LysR family transcriptional regulator yields MNLRQLEVFYAIMQTGTVSGAARLLHVSQPNVTRILAHTEQQLSFTLFERVKGRLVPTHEAKALLPEAEKVYQQLGQFRSLTNKVKQGTQHLRIGAPPVLASQLLAPTVAILSNQQGISFELLTANRDELCSGLLKHELDVAIAFGEEAPPAILSEILLKQQLVLIAPKEALNSDDDAVSFDDLIKHALPIIGLDSRDPLGLLLHQTLSARDKHYHHAITVRSYASAAELVKHHAGFAIVDPWTAKQYQDDESVSVRSLSPALSFSISILFAEHSPQSISTKLFIESLKQHVNQ; encoded by the coding sequence GTGAATTTAAGGCAATTGGAAGTCTTTTACGCCATCATGCAAACCGGAACCGTTTCTGGCGCCGCGCGCCTATTGCATGTATCGCAACCTAATGTCACTCGGATACTTGCCCATACAGAGCAACAACTTAGCTTTACCCTGTTTGAGCGTGTCAAAGGTCGCTTAGTGCCAACCCACGAAGCCAAAGCCCTATTGCCAGAAGCCGAGAAAGTCTACCAACAGCTTGGACAATTTCGCTCCCTCACCAATAAGGTGAAGCAAGGTACTCAGCACTTGAGAATCGGAGCGCCGCCTGTCTTAGCTTCCCAACTGCTTGCTCCAACGGTTGCGATACTATCGAACCAACAAGGCATCTCATTTGAACTATTAACCGCAAACCGTGATGAGCTGTGTTCAGGCTTACTTAAGCACGAATTGGATGTAGCGATTGCCTTTGGTGAAGAAGCGCCACCCGCAATTTTGAGTGAGATTTTACTCAAGCAACAACTTGTTCTGATTGCGCCAAAAGAAGCGCTCAATTCGGACGACGACGCAGTATCGTTTGATGATTTGATTAAGCACGCTCTGCCAATCATTGGCTTGGACAGTCGCGACCCACTCGGTTTGTTGCTTCATCAAACACTCTCTGCACGTGATAAACATTATCACCATGCGATCACAGTACGCAGTTACGCCTCTGCCGCCGAGCTAGTCAAGCATCATGCCGGGTTTGCGATTGTCGACCCATGGACAGCAAAACAGTATCAAGATGACGAATCAGTAAGCGTGCGCTCACTTTCTCCAGCGCTGTCATTTTCTATCTCTATCTTGTTTGCAGAACACTCGCCGCAATCCATATCGACCAAGCTTTTTATTGAGTCGTTAAAGCAGCACGTTAATCAGTAA
- a CDS encoding class I SAM-dependent methyltransferase encodes MSVAWNEYYQKVASQPHRPNVERAANLLMLDSKIAIDAGCGTGRDSNYLLNQSFTVYAFDTHQDAVETCLTRFEGNPNFSISQSCFSDFDYPPCSLFIASASLFFCPSERFESVWQRINETLQPGGIFCGDLLGIRDSWVGTDIHSNISAFTKEEVEALFDDYEIIHFYERDEEGTTAVGNAKHWHTFSITAIKR; translated from the coding sequence ATGTCAGTAGCATGGAACGAATACTACCAAAAGGTTGCAAGCCAACCTCACCGACCAAACGTAGAACGTGCCGCCAATCTCCTTATGCTCGACAGCAAAATCGCCATTGATGCAGGATGCGGTACTGGTCGAGATTCAAACTACCTTCTTAATCAAAGCTTTACCGTTTACGCGTTTGACACTCATCAAGATGCGGTGGAAACTTGCTTGACGCGTTTCGAAGGCAATCCTAACTTTTCCATATCGCAATCTTGCTTTAGTGACTTTGATTACCCACCGTGCAGTTTATTTATTGCCAGTGCAAGCTTGTTCTTTTGCCCTAGTGAACGCTTCGAAAGCGTGTGGCAGAGAATTAACGAAACATTACAACCGGGTGGTATATTCTGCGGCGATTTACTGGGGATTCGCGATTCCTGGGTTGGTACAGACATACACTCAAATATCAGTGCGTTTACCAAGGAAGAAGTCGAAGCATTATTTGACGATTACGAAATCATCCACTTTTATGAGAGGGATGAAGAAGGCACCACTGCTGTCGGGAACGCTAAACATTGGCATACGTTCAGCATCACTGCCATCAAACGTTAA
- a CDS encoding efflux RND transporter periplasmic adaptor subunit, with translation MLAKPVLRWLLPFFVVGSSYAGYAAIAATAPEKESTKDTVTEPTVQTSSLFPTDHKVVITSHGEMVPFEKTHLAAQVSGEVVSWHPNFVTGGIVKRGEVLFTIESDNYEAAVLQAEAGLASARAALIEEQAKAEVAKRQAKKLSDKQVTDLYLRKPHVLSAQAQVKSAQAALKRAKRDLENCKVVAPYDALVVEREIGVGQFVSSGSRVATLNNIEVAEIHVPIAGFDSAFLPESLKELRATVTQQGILSTTREGKVVRDLGMIDSATRMINMVIQVRDPYGLDNNQPPIKFGSYVEVSFTGKELKHIYRLPQELVRNRTVWVVNGENELQPRTVNVLRAEGEFLLVGEGLEQSDKLVLTLPEYPQKGMAVQVAKKNDDSETVVQ, from the coding sequence ATGTTAGCAAAACCAGTATTACGTTGGCTTTTACCCTTCTTTGTGGTGGGCAGTTCTTATGCGGGTTATGCCGCAATTGCTGCTACTGCGCCCGAGAAAGAGTCAACCAAAGACACCGTTACTGAACCGACGGTACAAACCTCTTCACTCTTTCCTACCGATCACAAAGTGGTTATCACCAGCCATGGTGAGATGGTTCCTTTCGAGAAAACACACTTAGCGGCGCAAGTTAGCGGCGAAGTAGTCAGTTGGCACCCCAACTTTGTGACAGGTGGCATCGTTAAGCGTGGAGAGGTGTTATTCACGATTGAGAGTGATAACTACGAAGCGGCCGTTTTACAGGCAGAAGCTGGCTTGGCAAGCGCACGTGCTGCGTTGATCGAAGAGCAAGCCAAAGCGGAAGTCGCAAAACGCCAAGCGAAAAAGTTAAGCGACAAACAAGTGACCGACCTTTACTTACGCAAGCCACATGTGTTGAGTGCTCAGGCTCAAGTGAAGTCAGCTCAAGCCGCGCTGAAGCGAGCGAAGCGCGACCTAGAAAATTGCAAAGTAGTAGCGCCATATGATGCGCTCGTCGTTGAGCGTGAAATCGGTGTGGGTCAGTTTGTTTCTTCTGGTTCTCGTGTGGCAACACTGAACAATATCGAAGTGGCGGAAATCCACGTTCCTATCGCTGGCTTTGACAGTGCGTTTCTTCCTGAATCACTGAAAGAGCTGCGTGCAACGGTTACGCAACAAGGCATTCTATCGACGACTCGTGAAGGTAAAGTTGTTCGAGATCTTGGCATGATCGACAGCGCGACGCGCATGATCAACATGGTCATCCAAGTAAGAGACCCATATGGTCTCGACAACAATCAGCCGCCAATTAAGTTTGGCTCGTATGTTGAAGTTAGCTTTACTGGTAAGGAACTTAAGCATATCTACCGTCTTCCTCAAGAGCTGGTGAGAAACCGCACTGTATGGGTTGTGAATGGTGAAAATGAGCTTCAACCAAGAACGGTAAATGTCCTTCGTGCTGAGGGGGAATTCCTCCTCGTGGGCGAGGGTCTTGAGCAATCAGACAAGTTGGTACTGACGTTGCCTGAGTACCCACAAAAAGGCATGGCTGTCCAAGTCGCAAAAAAGAATGACGACTCCGAAACCGTCGTACAGTAA
- the dgcN gene encoding N-acetyltransferase DgcN, giving the protein MQIAQPYLLFLGDVTDPLAAKTARGIHQWRPEICLGQLRLTSETVSLGLTDMTLQQAQQQGAKTLVIGTANPGGVIPESWQATLLEAAEMGFEIASGMHQRLSEFAPLNDLQQRGLTKLHDVRHYDEPLIVGTGKARSGKRLLTVGTDCSVGKMFSALAIEKALQQSGCKAEFKATGQTGILVAGSGISIDAVVADFISGAVEAISPEFTDHEWDIIEGQGSMFNPSFAGVSLGLLHGAQADALVLCHEIGRPHIRNLPHAKLPTIEQTIDANLQAASLTNSDTRLVGICLNTSAISEGDAAQLCQDWTEKYQVPVTDPVRFGVEQIAQHIIAI; this is encoded by the coding sequence ATGCAAATTGCTCAACCTTACCTACTTTTTCTTGGCGACGTCACCGACCCATTAGCGGCAAAAACCGCGCGCGGAATTCACCAATGGCGCCCAGAGATTTGCTTAGGTCAGCTTCGTCTTACGTCAGAAACCGTCTCATTAGGTTTAACCGACATGACGCTGCAACAGGCTCAGCAGCAAGGCGCAAAAACGCTTGTCATCGGTACCGCAAACCCTGGTGGTGTTATCCCTGAATCATGGCAGGCGACGTTACTGGAAGCGGCGGAAATGGGTTTTGAAATTGCCTCGGGTATGCATCAACGTCTTTCTGAATTTGCGCCTTTGAATGACTTACAGCAACGTGGCTTAACCAAGTTGCACGATGTACGCCATTACGATGAACCACTGATAGTGGGCACTGGTAAAGCGCGCTCGGGTAAACGCTTACTAACGGTTGGCACCGACTGCTCCGTTGGCAAAATGTTCTCAGCTCTCGCGATTGAGAAAGCCTTACAGCAATCTGGTTGTAAAGCTGAGTTCAAGGCCACAGGTCAAACGGGCATCTTAGTCGCGGGCAGTGGTATTTCGATTGATGCGGTTGTCGCGGACTTTATCTCTGGTGCGGTGGAAGCCATTAGTCCCGAGTTTACTGACCACGAATGGGACATCATTGAAGGGCAAGGTTCAATGTTCAATCCCTCTTTTGCTGGCGTGAGTTTAGGCTTGCTTCACGGCGCACAAGCAGACGCTTTGGTATTGTGTCACGAGATCGGTCGCCCGCACATTCGCAACCTTCCTCATGCTAAGTTGCCAACAATTGAGCAAACCATAGATGCGAATTTACAAGCTGCAAGTTTAACAAACTCTGACACACGTCTTGTCGGAATCTGCTTGAATACTTCTGCAATCAGTGAAGGTGATGCTGCACAGCTTTGCCAAGACTGGACTGAGAAATACCAAGTACCAGTGACCGATCCTGTGCGTTTTGGCGTAGAGCAAATTGCTCAACACATTATTGCGATTTAA
- the soxR gene encoding redox-sensitive transcriptional activator SoxR, with amino-acid sequence MEISVGEVAKRSGVKVSALHFYEQKGLISSWRNQGNQRRYHRSVLRRVAVIKAAQQVGLSLEEIKQALEELPKHQAPNKEQWETMASHWHEQLEQKIQKLKALQSDLGSCIGCGCLSLENCALRNPEDILGKEHAGSNLILDEEG; translated from the coding sequence ATGGAAATCAGCGTAGGTGAAGTGGCAAAGCGCTCAGGGGTTAAGGTATCCGCATTACACTTTTATGAGCAAAAGGGATTGATTTCGAGCTGGCGAAATCAAGGCAATCAGCGTCGTTATCATCGCAGCGTGCTTCGTCGCGTGGCGGTCATCAAAGCTGCGCAGCAAGTTGGGTTGTCATTAGAAGAGATAAAACAGGCACTGGAAGAATTGCCTAAGCACCAAGCCCCAAACAAGGAACAGTGGGAAACCATGGCTAGTCATTGGCATGAGCAGTTAGAGCAGAAAATTCAAAAACTCAAAGCATTACAAAGTGACTTGGGAAGTTGTATTGGTTGCGGTTGCTTGTCGCTAGAAAACTGTGCATTAAGAAACCCAGAAGATATTCTGGGTAAAGAGCACGCAGGTTCAAATCTAATATTGGATGAAGAAGGTTGA
- a CDS encoding ASCH domain-containing protein encodes MDAKSQAYLEQYLQTLSQQEKDAIPSVSADYYCADEHNANACAELVRIGQKTASCSMELWYSEQGEMMPQVGHLQVVTNWDGEPVCVIRITDVSTCRYADVSEEFAHAEGEGDRTMAWWRKAHTRFFKAECEELGIEWHEQRLLLLERFEVVYPQLK; translated from the coding sequence ATGGACGCAAAATCACAAGCTTATCTTGAGCAATATCTTCAAACATTATCCCAGCAAGAAAAAGACGCAATCCCATCGGTGAGTGCAGATTACTACTGCGCTGATGAACATAATGCGAATGCTTGCGCTGAATTGGTAAGAATTGGTCAGAAAACCGCCTCTTGCAGCATGGAGCTTTGGTATAGCGAACAGGGAGAAATGATGCCTCAAGTTGGACACTTACAAGTTGTGACCAACTGGGATGGTGAACCTGTATGCGTCATTCGAATCACTGATGTAAGTACTTGTCGATATGCAGACGTGAGTGAGGAATTTGCTCACGCAGAAGGGGAAGGTGACCGCACAATGGCTTGGTGGCGAAAAGCGCACACCAGATTTTTTAAAGCGGAATGCGAAGAGCTTGGTATCGAATGGCATGAGCAGCGATTATTGCTTCTAGAGCGGTTTGAAGTAGTGTATCCGCAATTGAAATGA